In Paenibacillus stellifer, the DNA window GGCTCATCCCGAGCAGACGGTGAAGCTGTCGGTTCAGAAGCTGGCCAAGCTGACAGGTGTCAGCGAAGCTACCATCATTCGTCTCTCCCGCTCGCTGCACTTCAAGGGCTTCCAGGAATTAAAAATGAGGCTTGTCGCCGATTTGGCCCAGCCGACCTGGGCGCTGCAGGATACGGAAGCCTATCAGGAGATTCAGGTGGAAGGGTTGACCTCGACCCTGATCGATTCCATTTCCCACAATAATATGCAATCCATTCAGGACACGCTCGCGGTTCTGTCGGCGAAGGAAGTGGAACGGGCGATCGAAGCGATCGAAGGCGCACGGAAGATTTGCGTATTCGGCATCGGCGCGTCGGCGATCATCGCCCAGGATTTCATGCAAAAATTCTCACGGATCGACCGCTGGTGTGAAGCCGCCTATGATTTCAATTCGCAGGCGACGCTGGCCGCCAATCTGACAGAACATGACGTTGCGTTCGGCGTATCCTATTCGGGTCAGACCGAGGATATTATCCAATCGCTGACGGTTGCCAAAGAGAGCGGAGCGACGATTATTACGCTGACGAAGTTCGGAAGCAATCCGGTATCCGGTCTGGCGGATATCAAGCTGTTCACCACCTCTCTTGAGAAGGGCATCCGCAGCAGCGCCACGGCTTCGCGGATTACCCAGCTGAACGTGATCGACATTCTGTATGTCGGGGTGATTCGCCTGAACTTCGAGAGCACGGTCGGGCTGCTGGAAAATACACGTAAAGCGGTAAGGAGCTCCAAACGCGATGGAAATGTGGAATGAGCTGATTGAGGGATGGGTGTCTCAAGGCAAAATACCTGGCGCGGTGCTCGATATCCGCTTCGGGGATGCCTGGCGATATTCGCGGGCATACGGTAGACTAGCTCCGAATACTTCTTCAAACAACGAATCAAGTCATGCGATTGACAGACCCGCCAAGCTGTCCACCCTGTTCGATGCGGCCTCATTAACGAAGGTTGTTGCCACGCTGCCCGCTGCGCTTCTTCTGGCGCAACAGCGGGAGCTTCGGCTGGATGATGAGGTGAGCCGCTATATTCCCGAATTCCGCCACGGCGGAGTGACGCTCAGACATTGTCTTCAGCATACAAGCGGGCTGCCTGCCGATATGCCCGGTTATCTGGATCGCTACACCGCGCTTGATCCGCTGCAGGATGCTCTGGCGCAGGACTTGATCAGCGTTCCCGGAGACCGGGCGCTCTACAGCGATGTCGGTATGATTCTCCTGGGGGTTGTTATCGCCCGCGTTGCCGCGCAGCCGCTCGATGCATTTGTTAAGCAGAATGTATTCGAACCTCTTGGAATGATGGATTCCACTTTCAATCCCCCTGCGGAACTGAGGAACAGAATCGCGGCTACCGAATGGGACGGCCGGCGTTATCTGCAGGGCGAAGTCCATGATGAGAAGGCGTATCGTCTCGGAGGCGTGTCCGGCAGCGCGGGATTGTTCACAACCGCCGGAGATTTGTCCCGGTATGCCGACAGCTGGCTCTATCCGGAACGGTATAACCTGCTGGACCCCGAATGGATAGATGAAGCTGTAAGCCGGGCGATTCAAGGCCGGGGGCTCGGCTGGCAGGTGTGGCAGCAAGGCGGCGATGAGATGGCATGCGGGAAACTGATGCCCGAGGGAACATATGGCCATACCGGTTTTACAGGCGGCAGCCTTTGGCTTGAGCCGAAGCGCGGACTGTCGGTCGTCTTCTTGACGAATGCCGTGCATTACGGGCGGAATAATCTCATCCGGGAGCTAAGGCCGGAACTGCATAACGCGATCTTTGCACATTTCTATATGTCATAAAGACGAATACATTGGATAAAAGGGGAGAGATTGATCTAATGAAGCGTATATTCAA includes these proteins:
- a CDS encoding MurR/RpiR family transcriptional regulator; this encodes MHGGLISIKEALPTLKPQERIVADFILAHPEQTVKLSVQKLAKLTGVSEATIIRLSRSLHFKGFQELKMRLVADLAQPTWALQDTEAYQEIQVEGLTSTLIDSISHNNMQSIQDTLAVLSAKEVERAIEAIEGARKICVFGIGASAIIAQDFMQKFSRIDRWCEAAYDFNSQATLAANLTEHDVAFGVSYSGQTEDIIQSLTVAKESGATIITLTKFGSNPVSGLADIKLFTTSLEKGIRSSATASRITQLNVIDILYVGVIRLNFESTVGLLENTRKAVRSSKRDGNVE
- a CDS encoding serine hydrolase domain-containing protein, coding for MEMWNELIEGWVSQGKIPGAVLDIRFGDAWRYSRAYGRLAPNTSSNNESSHAIDRPAKLSTLFDAASLTKVVATLPAALLLAQQRELRLDDEVSRYIPEFRHGGVTLRHCLQHTSGLPADMPGYLDRYTALDPLQDALAQDLISVPGDRALYSDVGMILLGVVIARVAAQPLDAFVKQNVFEPLGMMDSTFNPPAELRNRIAATEWDGRRYLQGEVHDEKAYRLGGVSGSAGLFTTAGDLSRYADSWLYPERYNLLDPEWIDEAVSRAIQGRGLGWQVWQQGGDEMACGKLMPEGTYGHTGFTGGSLWLEPKRGLSVVFLTNAVHYGRNNLIRELRPELHNAIFAHFYMS